The Hymenobacter sp. 5317J-9 genome has a window encoding:
- a CDS encoding T9SS type A sorting domain-containing protein, which produces MRKNLLGEPQQVRFGGLATRKRLLGLLGAGALLLSSLSAQAQLSGAKSIPGDYATVAAAVTALNAQGVGTGGVTFNIAPGYTETAANVLITASGTAANPIVFQKGAGTGASPVITGGTGVSTTLDAIFTLQGADYVTFDGLTLVDPAANATATTQIEWGFALLKTSTPAVDGCQNVVIRNCSITLQKGTATSGIYSANHTPASTTALAPTALSGTNSNNKFYGNTISRVNNGIYVAGYAAASPYLYYDQGNEIGSVLSGTAATGNTITDYGTTTTAYGIYSIYQHGVKVQGNTVTSTTATTTTGPTSTLYGILVTTGGSADILGNNVTVNTNTATSTSYGIQNGSGVNGLNGAASTVNMGNNSLSMNSTTTTSGVFYGVYNTSSLPNLNVFGNTVSNWNRTGTSAFNYLLYISTSPTATLNVYNNTISDITTTGATSGIYGYYGFPASTAATQYYGNTIQNVTCDGNTLYGMYLSGGGNVDVYRNRVSGLTANGATATIYGIYTTGTTTTLTNNLIGDFKAPAASNTTALTGLYLAGGTTVNAQYNTIYLNGSSSGANFGTSGIYFTSTATTLVTLRNNVVVNTSTAAGTGSTVALRRSGGSAGVAPINLTTATNNNLYYAGSPATTGNLIYGEGTGTLTNGLSTLADYKSFLSDREVVSVTENVPFVSTVGTNANFLKVSTTTPTQVEGGGTPISGITTDYANATRSATTPDLGAYEGTYQPLDLTGPAILNATLSNTNSTANRTLVVTISDAAGVATGANAPRLYYRKGTSGAYVFVNATSVSGNQYTFTLNYTLIGGVTTGDVVQYYVAAQDLATTPNVSTAPNGGGSGATPPGTTAPATPGSFQIVGVLSGIYYVGTSTPPAGTPADRVYPTLTAAANAYNVNVLGGAVTFYLLDATYSTAETFPIVFNANASASATNTARFSPYTGVTSTITGAANSLLQFKATTYLTFDGSNVVGGTQRNLTLNNTQTTAAGVIIVGSQGAGNGTSFVALRNMNLRGGANGNSASFGILVSATPTGTPATGTGADNDNLTIQNNSISGVYYGIYAGGTAAVSAGGLDGLTVSNNLIGPATAAAADNIGNTGLYLTNAVNPVVTGNTVRNVVASATTYGMNFPAGVNGATVSQNVVSNVSTSSTNAYGIYLGTNFINGVVDRNRIETVVGAPTGGYGGKGIDIATGNATSNLVVSNNLVSGMNGSGWSTLTSDAIIGIRVSSGSGITVAYNSVNLYGNYLTVPTSTYLSAALFVNTGATNLTVANNVLVNSLVTGGTTASVAYSFYTYAPTSAYNVLNSNDYYVAGAQGVLANVGGTGGISATTAVATLAALQTATGKDASSVSVDPIFASNTDLQSSQPALNNVGTPVAGITTDFNGAARSATTPDIGAYEFTPQPIDIAASALVSPVNSGTSTCFGANTPVTVQVRNNGTATLNFATNPLTVTVVITGPAGTTPQTLTQVISTGTLASTATQNVTLTSLANFTTLGTYTFSVTTTVTGDQNAANNVLTPAATLNVVAPVAGTLSPSTYSICVSGATTLTLAGAANGDIQYQSSTSATGPFTNISGATSASYTTPTLTSTTYYRAVVSCGANSATSNVSAVLVNNPVISAAPSPVSTCAGATASLSATVPTGVNVRYFTTATGGTAIGTGNPFVTPALTASTTYYAEAFAGNQENVGKPSTTGTDGTNTIGGLYFTATAPTVITNVTVYRTANAAAGTATIQLLNGSTTTGTPVASVTVPVPANTTAAISPTVLTLNLAVPAAGQYTLYLSAATPSLIRDFSSTPQPATAYPYTSPSGLVTITNSTLGTDYYYFFYNWQIGSECIGATRTPIQVNVTPGLVASLPVSAFTSCGQTPYQLNGSIAGTATGATYTSTGTGTFSPNATTLNATYTPSAADVAAGTVTITLTPTGPAAPCTSTGRVVLTLQAAPNAAFSYPAGTYCTNSPVTVAPVLAPGAVAGTFGTTGIGLRIDPVTGVINLANTNIDGTFTVTNTVAGSGACASFTATTTFTVIFGIGQPTLTATPQAGGAVLLSTPTLAGATYQFFKGTPAVAVGPPSSANTLLLAAGTQSGSYTVVVTATTGCSSIPSAPVSVVVTGTQTATRNGVSLLVYPNPTPNGNLTVELRGTKANASQFSVFNSLGQTVRTGTLGTGLESLSLTNLASGVYTLRVQTAEGVLTQRIVRE; this is translated from the coding sequence ATGCGAAAAAATTTACTTGGCGAACCGCAGCAGGTGCGGTTCGGAGGCCTAGCGACGCGCAAGCGGCTGCTGGGGTTGCTGGGCGCAGGCGCACTGCTGCTCAGTAGCTTGAGTGCACAGGCGCAGCTGTCGGGCGCCAAATCCATTCCCGGCGATTACGCCACGGTAGCGGCGGCCGTCACGGCCCTGAACGCGCAAGGCGTGGGCACGGGCGGGGTCACCTTCAACATCGCCCCGGGCTACACCGAAACGGCTGCCAACGTGCTCATCACGGCCAGCGGCACGGCGGCCAACCCCATCGTGTTCCAGAAAGGCGCCGGCACGGGCGCCAGCCCGGTCATCACGGGCGGGACGGGCGTCTCGACCACGCTCGACGCCATTTTCACGCTGCAGGGCGCCGACTACGTCACCTTCGACGGCCTGACCCTGGTAGACCCCGCGGCCAACGCCACCGCTACCACCCAAATAGAATGGGGCTTCGCCCTGCTGAAAACCAGCACGCCCGCCGTGGATGGCTGCCAGAACGTGGTGATTCGGAACTGCTCCATCACGCTGCAGAAAGGCACGGCCACGTCGGGCATCTACTCGGCCAACCACACGCCGGCCAGCACCACCGCGTTGGCGCCCACGGCGCTGTCGGGCACCAACTCCAACAACAAGTTCTACGGCAACACCATCAGCCGCGTCAACAACGGCATTTACGTGGCCGGCTACGCGGCGGCCAGCCCCTACCTGTACTACGACCAGGGCAACGAAATCGGCAGCGTGCTGAGCGGCACCGCCGCCACCGGCAACACCATCACCGACTACGGCACCACCACCACGGCCTACGGCATCTACTCCATCTACCAGCACGGGGTGAAGGTGCAGGGCAACACCGTGACCAGCACCACGGCCACTACTACCACGGGCCCCACCAGCACGCTGTATGGCATTCTGGTGACGACCGGCGGCAGCGCCGACATTCTGGGCAACAACGTGACGGTGAATACCAACACGGCGACCTCGACGAGCTACGGCATTCAGAACGGTAGCGGCGTGAACGGCCTGAACGGGGCCGCTTCGACGGTGAACATGGGCAACAACAGCCTGAGCATGAACTCGACCACCACCACTTCGGGGGTGTTCTACGGCGTGTACAACACCTCGTCGCTGCCCAACCTGAACGTATTCGGCAACACCGTCAGCAACTGGAACCGCACGGGCACGTCGGCGTTCAACTACCTGCTCTACATCAGCACCAGCCCCACCGCCACGCTGAACGTGTACAACAACACCATCAGCGACATCACAACGACGGGGGCCACCAGCGGCATCTACGGCTACTATGGCTTCCCGGCCAGCACGGCGGCCACGCAGTATTACGGCAACACCATCCAGAACGTGACCTGCGACGGCAACACGCTCTATGGCATGTACCTGAGTGGCGGTGGCAACGTGGACGTGTACCGCAACCGCGTGTCGGGCCTCACGGCCAACGGCGCCACGGCCACCATCTACGGCATCTACACCACGGGCACCACCACCACGCTGACCAACAACCTGATTGGCGACTTCAAGGCCCCTGCCGCTTCGAACACCACTGCCCTCACTGGCCTGTACCTGGCCGGCGGCACCACGGTGAATGCCCAGTACAACACCATCTACCTCAACGGCAGCAGCTCGGGCGCCAACTTCGGCACCTCGGGCATCTACTTCACCTCCACGGCCACCACGCTCGTGACCCTGCGCAACAACGTGGTGGTGAACACCTCCACGGCCGCCGGCACGGGCAGCACCGTTGCCCTGCGCCGCTCGGGTGGCTCGGCGGGCGTTGCGCCCATCAACCTGACCACCGCCACCAACAACAACCTGTACTACGCCGGCTCGCCGGCCACCACCGGCAACCTGATATACGGCGAAGGCACGGGCACCCTCACCAACGGCTTGTCGACACTGGCCGACTACAAGAGTTTTCTGAGCGACCGCGAAGTGGTTTCGGTGACCGAGAATGTGCCCTTCGTGAGCACCGTGGGCACCAACGCCAACTTCTTGAAGGTGAGTACCACCACGCCCACGCAGGTGGAAGGCGGTGGCACCCCCATCAGCGGCATCACCACCGACTACGCCAACGCCACGCGCAGCGCCACCACGCCCGACCTGGGCGCCTACGAAGGCACTTACCAGCCGCTCGACCTCACCGGCCCGGCCATCCTGAACGCCACGCTCAGCAACACCAACAGCACCGCTAACCGCACGCTGGTGGTCACCATCAGCGACGCGGCCGGCGTGGCCACGGGCGCCAACGCCCCGCGCCTGTACTACCGCAAAGGCACCAGCGGTGCCTACGTGTTTGTGAACGCCACGAGCGTGAGCGGCAACCAGTACACCTTCACCCTGAACTACACCCTGATTGGCGGCGTGACCACGGGGGACGTGGTGCAGTACTACGTGGCGGCCCAGGACCTGGCCACCACGCCCAACGTGAGCACGGCCCCCAACGGCGGTGGCAGCGGCGCCACGCCGCCCGGCACCACGGCCCCGGCCACGCCCGGCTCGTTCCAGATTGTGGGCGTGCTCAGCGGCATTTATTACGTGGGCACCTCCACGCCCCCGGCCGGCACCCCCGCCGACCGCGTGTACCCGACCCTGACCGCCGCCGCCAATGCCTACAACGTGAACGTGCTGGGCGGCGCGGTGACGTTCTACCTGCTCGATGCGACCTATTCGACGGCGGAGACTTTCCCCATTGTGTTCAACGCCAACGCCTCGGCCTCGGCCACGAACACGGCCCGTTTCAGCCCCTACACGGGCGTGACGAGCACCATCACGGGGGCAGCCAACAGCCTGCTCCAGTTTAAGGCCACCACCTACCTCACCTTCGACGGCTCGAACGTGGTGGGCGGCACCCAGCGCAACCTCACGCTGAACAACACCCAGACCACGGCGGCGGGCGTCATCATTGTGGGCAGCCAGGGCGCGGGCAACGGCACGTCGTTCGTGGCCCTGCGCAATATGAACCTGCGCGGCGGCGCCAACGGCAACTCGGCTTCGTTCGGCATCCTGGTTTCGGCCACGCCGACGGGCACGCCCGCCACGGGCACCGGCGCCGACAACGACAACCTGACCATCCAGAACAACTCGATTTCGGGCGTGTACTACGGCATTTATGCCGGCGGCACCGCGGCCGTGAGCGCCGGCGGCCTCGACGGCCTGACCGTTTCGAACAACCTGATTGGGCCGGCCACGGCTGCCGCGGCCGACAACATCGGCAACACCGGCCTGTACCTGACCAACGCCGTGAACCCGGTGGTGACCGGCAACACGGTGCGCAACGTGGTGGCCTCGGCCACTACCTACGGCATGAACTTCCCGGCCGGCGTGAACGGCGCCACGGTGAGCCAGAACGTCGTCAGCAACGTCTCGACCAGCAGCACCAACGCCTACGGCATCTACCTGGGTACGAACTTCATCAACGGCGTGGTGGACCGCAACCGCATTGAAACCGTGGTGGGCGCGCCCACCGGCGGCTACGGCGGCAAAGGCATCGACATCGCCACCGGCAACGCCACCAGCAACCTGGTGGTGAGCAACAACCTGGTGTCGGGCATGAACGGCTCGGGCTGGAGCACCCTCACCTCCGACGCCATCATCGGCATCCGCGTGAGCAGCGGCTCGGGCATCACCGTGGCCTACAACTCGGTTAACCTGTACGGCAACTACCTCACGGTTCCCACCAGCACTTACCTCTCGGCGGCGCTGTTTGTGAACACGGGCGCCACCAACCTGACCGTGGCCAACAACGTGCTGGTGAACTCGCTCGTGACTGGAGGAACCACCGCCAGCGTAGCTTACTCGTTCTACACCTACGCGCCGACCTCGGCCTACAACGTGCTCAACAGCAACGACTACTACGTGGCGGGCGCCCAGGGCGTGCTGGCCAACGTGGGCGGCACGGGCGGCATCTCGGCCACCACGGCCGTGGCCACGCTGGCCGCGCTGCAAACGGCCACGGGCAAAGACGCCAGCTCGGTGAGCGTGGACCCCATCTTCGCCTCCAACACCGACCTGCAGAGCAGCCAGCCGGCGCTCAACAACGTGGGTACGCCGGTGGCCGGCATCACCACGGACTTCAACGGCGCCGCGCGTTCGGCCACCACGCCCGACATCGGGGCCTACGAGTTTACGCCCCAACCCATCGACATTGCCGCCAGTGCGCTGGTGTCACCGGTGAACTCGGGCACCTCGACCTGCTTCGGGGCTAATACGCCCGTGACGGTGCAGGTGCGCAACAACGGCACCGCGACGCTCAACTTTGCCACCAACCCGCTCACGGTGACGGTGGTCATCACGGGTCCTGCCGGCACCACGCCCCAAACGCTGACGCAAGTCATCAGCACGGGCACGCTGGCGTCGACGGCCACGCAGAACGTCACCCTGACCAGCCTGGCCAACTTCACCACGCTCGGCACCTATACGTTCTCGGTGACCACCACCGTGACCGGCGACCAGAACGCCGCCAACAACGTGCTGACCCCGGCCGCCACCCTCAACGTGGTGGCTCCGGTGGCCGGCACGCTCTCGCCCTCGACGTACTCGATTTGCGTGAGCGGTGCCACCACCCTGACCCTGGCCGGCGCCGCCAACGGCGACATCCAGTACCAGAGCAGCACCAGCGCCACGGGGCCGTTCACCAACATCAGCGGGGCCACGTCGGCCAGCTACACCACGCCCACCCTCACCAGCACCACCTACTACCGGGCCGTGGTGAGCTGCGGCGCCAACTCGGCTACCTCGAACGTATCGGCCGTGCTGGTGAACAACCCGGTGATTTCGGCGGCTCCCTCGCCGGTGAGCACCTGCGCCGGCGCTACCGCCTCGCTCTCGGCCACGGTGCCCACGGGCGTGAACGTGCGCTACTTCACCACCGCCACCGGCGGCACGGCCATCGGCACCGGCAACCCCTTCGTGACCCCGGCCCTCACGGCCAGCACCACGTACTACGCCGAAGCCTTTGCCGGCAACCAGGAAAACGTGGGCAAGCCCTCCACCACGGGCACCGACGGCACCAACACCATCGGCGGTCTGTACTTCACGGCCACGGCCCCCACGGTTATCACCAACGTGACGGTGTACCGCACGGCCAACGCCGCTGCTGGCACGGCTACCATTCAGCTGCTGAACGGCAGCACGACCACCGGCACGCCGGTGGCCAGCGTCACGGTGCCGGTGCCGGCCAACACCACGGCCGCCATCTCGCCCACGGTGCTCACGCTGAACCTGGCGGTGCCCGCCGCCGGCCAGTACACGCTGTACCTGAGCGCCGCCACGCCGAGCCTCATCCGCGACTTCAGCAGCACGCCGCAGCCGGCCACGGCGTATCCGTACACCTCGCCGAGCGGGCTGGTGACCATCACCAACTCGACGCTGGGCACCGACTACTACTATTTCTTCTACAACTGGCAGATTGGTAGCGAGTGCATCGGCGCCACGCGCACGCCCATCCAGGTGAACGTGACGCCCGGCCTGGTGGCCTCGCTGCCGGTGTCGGCCTTCACGAGCTGCGGCCAGACGCCGTATCAGCTGAACGGCAGCATTGCCGGCACGGCCACGGGCGCTACCTACACTAGCACGGGCACGGGCACGTTCTCGCCCAACGCCACCACGCTCAACGCCACCTACACGCCCTCGGCCGCCGACGTGGCCGCCGGCACCGTCACCATCACCCTGACCCCCACCGGCCCGGCCGCGCCGTGCACCTCCACGGGCCGCGTGGTGCTCACTCTGCAGGCGGCGCCCAACGCGGCGTTCTCGTACCCCGCCGGCACGTACTGCACCAACTCGCCGGTGACGGTGGCCCCGGTGCTGGCCCCCGGCGCGGTGGCTGGCACGTTTGGCACCACGGGCATTGGCTTGCGCATCGACCCCGTGACGGGCGTGATTAACCTGGCCAACACCAACATCGACGGCACCTTCACGGTGACCAACACGGTGGCCGGCTCGGGCGCCTGCGCTTCGTTCACCGCCACCACCACGTTCACGGTCATCTTCGGCATTGGCCAGCCCACGCTCACGGCCACGCCGCAGGCGGGCGGTGCCGTGCTGCTGAGCACGCCGACGCTGGCCGGTGCCACCTACCAGTTCTTCAAGGGCACGCCGGCCGTGGCCGTGGGCCCGCCCAGCAGCGCCAACACGCTGCTGCTGGCCGCCGGCACCCAATCCGGCAGCTACACCGTGGTGGTGACGGCCACCACGGGCTGCTCGTCCATCCCCTCGGCGCCAGTGTCGGTGGTGGTGACGGGTACGCAGACGGCCACCCGCAACGGGGTGAGCCTGCTGGTGTACCCCAACCCCACGCCCAACGGCAACCTGACCGTGGAACTCCGCGGCACGAAGGCCAACGCCTCGCAGTTCTCGGTGTTCAACTCCCTGGGCCAGACGGTACGCACCGGCACGCTGGGCACCGGCCTGGAGTCGCTGAGCCTGACGAACCTGGCTTCGGGCGTGTACACGCTGCGCGTGCAAACCGCGGAAGGCGTGCTCACGCAGCGCATCGTGCGGGAATAG
- a CDS encoding patatin-like phospholipase family protein, giving the protein MTIRLVLLIVSLGALLRGPAACAQAAPHTPYRNLVMEGGGIRGIAYGGALQELEQRELLRDIRRVGGTSAGAIQAALLAVGYSADEIVAVVNATPVQRLNDGRFIFFGGTHRLITQYGWYRGDEFATYLSELVARKTQKPNLTLAELHQLAQEQPGRFRDLYTTGTNLTLQRVQVFSYETNPTMRVADAVRISMSIPLYFRAVLLDAQGNVVTGNPAPGQPVQVLVDGGLLANYPVDLFDYPRYLPAGFTGPPDARGRVFNPETLGLRLDRAEQIPLDTAPTGRQQLAPYDIQDFNSYMAALYTVALENLNPVQPGDQRRTVNIDFLNFSPKIKRVTDAQKKQLMDSGRKGVQAFFSR; this is encoded by the coding sequence ATGACTATTCGGTTGGTTTTGCTGATTGTGAGCCTGGGCGCCCTGCTGCGCGGCCCGGCCGCCTGCGCCCAGGCAGCGCCCCACACGCCCTACCGCAACCTGGTGATGGAGGGCGGCGGCATCCGGGGCATTGCCTACGGCGGCGCTCTGCAGGAGCTGGAGCAGCGCGAACTGCTGCGCGACATCCGGCGCGTGGGCGGCACCTCGGCCGGGGCCATTCAGGCGGCGCTGCTGGCCGTGGGCTACTCCGCCGACGAGATTGTGGCCGTGGTGAACGCCACGCCCGTGCAACGCCTCAACGACGGCCGGTTCATCTTTTTCGGAGGCACGCACCGGCTCATCACGCAGTACGGCTGGTATCGGGGCGACGAGTTTGCCACCTACCTCAGCGAGCTGGTGGCCCGCAAAACGCAAAAGCCCAACCTCACGCTGGCCGAGCTGCACCAGTTGGCCCAGGAGCAGCCCGGCCGCTTCCGCGACCTCTACACCACCGGCACCAACCTCACGCTGCAGCGCGTGCAGGTGTTCAGCTACGAAACCAACCCCACCATGCGCGTGGCCGACGCCGTGCGCATCAGCATGAGCATTCCGCTGTATTTCCGGGCCGTGCTGCTCGACGCGCAGGGCAACGTGGTGACCGGCAACCCGGCGCCCGGCCAGCCCGTGCAGGTGCTGGTCGATGGCGGCCTGCTGGCCAACTACCCCGTCGATTTGTTCGACTACCCGCGCTACCTACCCGCCGGCTTCACCGGCCCGCCCGATGCCCGCGGCCGCGTCTTCAACCCCGAAACCCTGGGCCTGCGCCTCGACCGCGCCGAGCAGATTCCGCTCGACACCGCCCCCACCGGCCGCCAGCAGCTTGCGCCCTACGACATTCAGGATTTCAACTCCTATATGGCCGCGCTCTACACCGTGGCCCTCGAAAACCTTAACCCCGTGCAGCCCGGCGACCAGCGCCGCACCGTCAACATCGACTTCCTGAACTTCAGCCCCAAAATCAAGCGGGTGACCGATGCGCAGAAAAAGCAGCTGATGGACAGCGGGCGCAAGGGCGTACAGGCGTTTTTCAGTCGATGA
- a CDS encoding NAD-dependent epimerase/dehydratase family protein, with amino-acid sequence MASPSGDPETPTVLPGSVLVIGACGQLGLELVAALRQRYEPHLVVAADVRPPKDPNLLAGGPFELLDVLDRTRLDKLIRQYRPKQIYHLAALLSATAEKNPLFGWQLNMDGLLIVLEAAVAHGVAQVYWPSSIAVFGPDTPRDNTPQVTIMNPNTVYGISKLAGEQWCEWYHRKHGLDVRSLRYPGLIGYKSLPGGGTTDYAVDIYHKAVAGAPYECFLEEDTYLPMMYMPDALKATLDLMHAPAEQIKVRTSYNLGAMSFSPAEITASIQQHVPDFKVTYAPDARQQIANSWPASIDDSKARQDWGWQPDFDLDKMTADMLLHLKAMQPA; translated from the coding sequence ATGGCTTCCCCTTCCGGCGACCCCGAAACCCCCACTGTTCTACCCGGCTCCGTGCTCGTCATTGGCGCGTGCGGCCAATTAGGCCTGGAGCTGGTGGCCGCCCTGCGCCAGCGCTACGAGCCGCACCTGGTGGTGGCCGCCGACGTGCGCCCGCCCAAAGACCCCAACCTGCTGGCCGGCGGCCCCTTCGAGCTGCTCGACGTGCTCGACCGCACCCGCCTCGACAAGCTCATCCGCCAGTATCGGCCCAAACAGATTTATCACCTGGCCGCCCTGCTCTCGGCCACGGCCGAGAAAAACCCGCTCTTCGGCTGGCAGCTGAACATGGACGGCCTGCTCATCGTGCTCGAAGCGGCCGTGGCCCACGGCGTGGCGCAGGTGTACTGGCCCAGCTCCATTGCCGTGTTCGGGCCCGACACGCCCCGCGATAACACGCCGCAGGTCACCATCATGAACCCCAACACGGTGTACGGCATCAGCAAGCTGGCCGGCGAGCAGTGGTGCGAGTGGTACCACCGCAAGCACGGCCTCGACGTGCGCAGCCTGCGCTACCCGGGCCTCATCGGCTACAAGAGCCTGCCCGGCGGCGGCACCACCGACTACGCCGTCGACATCTACCACAAAGCCGTGGCCGGCGCCCCGTACGAGTGCTTCCTGGAAGAAGACACCTACCTGCCCATGATGTACATGCCCGACGCCCTCAAGGCCACGCTGGACCTCATGCACGCCCCGGCCGAGCAAATCAAGGTGCGCACCAGCTACAACCTGGGCGCCATGAGCTTCTCGCCGGCCGAAATTACGGCCAGCATTCAGCAGCATGTGCCCGACTTTAAAGTGACCTACGCGCCCGACGCCCGCCAGCAGATTGCCAACTCCTGGCCCGCCAGCATCGACGATTCCAAAGCCCGCCAGGACTGGGGCTGGCAGCCCGACTTTGACCTCGACAAGATGACCGCCGACATGCTGCTGCACCTGAAGGCGATGCAGCCGGCGTAA
- a CDS encoding BLUF domain-containing protein translates to MPELTPLYTLIYRSQASRAVHEVTLHSLIRKARLHNQQARVTGILLFAKGQFLQVLEGPEPVLSDLYARINDDPRHYDVRTLAYGPIELRSFGPWPLAYAAVDAAVVDRVTHCLPLPADVGHTPAPCQEVNQLLRNFAQSSTAEN, encoded by the coding sequence ATGCCCGAGCTCACCCCTCTCTACACCCTGATTTATCGCAGTCAGGCCTCCCGCGCCGTGCACGAGGTCACGCTGCATTCGCTGATACGCAAGGCCCGCCTGCACAACCAGCAGGCCCGCGTCACGGGCATTCTGCTCTTTGCCAAAGGCCAGTTCCTGCAAGTGCTGGAAGGTCCCGAGCCGGTCCTGAGCGACCTCTACGCCCGCATCAACGACGACCCGCGCCACTACGACGTGCGCACGCTGGCCTACGGGCCCATCGAGCTGCGCTCCTTCGGCCCCTGGCCCCTGGCCTACGCGGCCGTGGACGCCGCCGTTGTGGACAGAGTGACCCATTGCCTGCCGCTGCCCGCCGACGTGGGCCACACCCCGGCCCCCTGCCAGGAAGTCAACCAGCTGCTGCGCAACTTCGCCCAAAGCAGCACGGCGGAAAACTGA
- the kbl gene encoding glycine C-acetyltransferase — protein sequence MYATLQPDLTQQLQEIKDAGLFKKERIITSPQGAEIETNEAGEVLNFCANNYLGLSSHPEVIKAAKEAIDTHGYGMSSVRFICGTQNIHKELEAKLAEFLGTEDTILYAAAFDANGGVFEPLFNEQDAIISDALNHASIIDGVRLCKAQRYRYAHNDMADLEKQLQDAQAKGTRHRIIVTDGSFSMDGTIAQLDKICDLADQYQALVMVDECHSSGFLGKTGRGTHELRGVMGRVDIITGTLGKALGGAMGGFTSGRKEIIDMLRQRSRPYLFSNTLAPAIVGASLRVLELLTESTELRDKLEENTKYFREKMTEAGFDITPGEHPIVPVMLYDAKLAQEFAARMLREGIYVVGFYYPVVPQGKARIRVQLSAGHNREHLDKAIAAFTKVGRELEVLK from the coding sequence ATGTACGCCACTCTCCAGCCCGACCTCACGCAGCAGCTCCAGGAAATCAAAGACGCCGGCCTTTTCAAGAAGGAGCGCATCATCACCTCGCCCCAGGGCGCCGAGATTGAAACCAACGAAGCCGGCGAAGTCCTGAACTTCTGCGCCAACAACTACCTGGGCCTGAGCTCCCACCCCGAGGTTATCAAGGCAGCCAAGGAAGCCATCGACACGCACGGCTACGGCATGTCGTCGGTGCGCTTCATCTGCGGCACGCAGAACATTCATAAGGAGCTGGAAGCCAAGCTGGCCGAGTTTCTGGGCACCGAGGACACCATTCTCTACGCCGCGGCTTTCGATGCCAACGGGGGCGTGTTCGAGCCGCTGTTCAACGAGCAGGACGCCATTATTTCCGACGCCCTGAACCACGCCAGCATCATCGACGGCGTGCGCCTGTGCAAGGCCCAGCGCTACCGCTACGCCCACAACGACATGGCCGACCTGGAAAAGCAGCTCCAGGACGCCCAGGCCAAGGGCACGCGCCACCGCATCATCGTGACGGACGGCTCGTTCTCGATGGACGGCACCATTGCGCAGCTCGACAAAATCTGTGACCTCGCCGACCAGTACCAGGCCCTGGTGATGGTGGACGAATGCCACAGCAGCGGCTTCCTGGGCAAAACCGGCCGCGGCACCCACGAGCTGCGCGGCGTGATGGGCCGCGTCGACATCATCACCGGCACGCTGGGCAAGGCGCTGGGCGGCGCCATGGGCGGTTTCACCTCGGGCCGCAAGGAAATCATCGACATGCTGCGCCAGCGCAGCCGCCCTTATTTGTTCTCCAACACGCTGGCCCCGGCCATTGTGGGCGCCAGCCTGCGTGTGCTGGAGCTGCTCACCGAAAGCACCGAGCTGCGCGACAAGCTCGAAGAAAACACCAAATACTTCCGCGAAAAGATGACCGAAGCCGGCTTCGACATCACGCCCGGCGAGCACCCCATCGTGCCCGTCATGCTCTACGACGCCAAGCTGGCCCAGGAATTTGCGGCCCGCATGCTCAGGGAGGGCATTTACGTGGTGGGCTTCTACTACCCCGTGGTGCCACAGGGCAAGGCCCGCATCCGGGTGCAATTGAGCGCCGGCCACAACCGCGAGCACTTGGATAAGGCCATTGCCGCCTTCACGAAAGTGGGCCGGGAGCTGGAAGTGCTGAAGTAG